In one Candidatus Omnitrophota bacterium genomic region, the following are encoded:
- a CDS encoding sensor domain-containing diguanylate cyclase gives MIAKPKKPLFNLYALVAASFLLPLVGFFVYATRNPAAFLFLALALAVNIVLLVSFHRRLQKKQSVIVLQKEEYFEKANLLKGELEREAQTIESFHRKIVSYSQLKDLTEKLSLCLNLEEASGTLSFEVNKLFGDKDVTVILYLFHSSTGELGISSSQKGQMQVSLKAKKGDLFDQWVVKTLNPLLVEDARSDFRFDIEKIIGEDGRPIRSLISAPMLVGDKTLGILRVDSTLAQYFTTDDLRFLRTIADLTSVAIENAQLYQKIEEMAIRDGLTGLYLRRHMMERLNEEVSRELRRGRELCFLMIDLDRFKQYNDTFGHTAGDIVLRSVAGILTGHFSRPGNLVCRYGGEEFCVLLPDCPKAKAVELADEIRTKIQEREIVLRRQKTHVTVSVGVASFPRDAKAKEDLIYKADEALYKAKEGGRNKVVPAS, from the coding sequence TTGATCGCGAAACCGAAGAAACCATTATTTAATCTGTACGCGTTGGTTGCCGCCAGTTTTCTTTTGCCTCTGGTCGGCTTTTTTGTTTACGCCACGCGCAACCCCGCGGCGTTCTTGTTTTTGGCGCTTGCCCTCGCCGTCAATATTGTCCTTCTGGTCTCCTTCCACCGCCGCCTGCAAAAGAAACAATCGGTCATCGTCCTGCAGAAAGAGGAGTATTTTGAAAAAGCCAATCTGCTCAAAGGCGAACTGGAAAGGGAAGCGCAGACCATTGAATCTTTCCACCGCAAGATCGTCAGTTATTCCCAGCTCAAAGACCTGACCGAAAAACTAAGCCTGTGCCTTAACCTGGAAGAGGCCTCCGGCACCCTTTCGTTTGAGGTGAACAAACTTTTTGGGGACAAGGACGTTACGGTCATTTTGTACCTTTTTCATTCCTCGACGGGAGAATTGGGCATATCCTCCTCGCAAAAGGGGCAGATGCAGGTCAGCCTGAAAGCGAAAAAGGGCGACCTGTTCGACCAGTGGGTGGTCAAGACCCTGAACCCTTTGCTGGTTGAGGATGCCAGGAGCGATTTTCGTTTCGACATCGAAAAGATCATCGGCGAGGATGGCCGGCCCATCCGTTCTTTGATCAGCGCGCCGATGCTGGTGGGGGACAAGACGCTGGGGATATTGCGGGTGGACAGCACCCTGGCGCAGTATTTTACCACCGATGACCTGCGTTTCTTGAGGACCATCGCGGATCTGACCAGTGTGGCCATCGAGAACGCCCAACTGTACCAGAAGATCGAGGAGATGGCCATCCGCGACGGGCTGACCGGGCTCTACCTGCGCCGGCACATGATGGAGCGTTTGAACGAAGAGGTCAGCCGTGAATTGCGCCGGGGCAGGGAGTTGTGTTTTCTTATGATCGACCTCGACCGGTTCAAACAATATAACGACACCTTCGGGCACACCGCCGGCGACATCGTGCTTCGGAGTGTGGCCGGTATTTTGACCGGGCATTTCAGCCGGCCCGGGAACCTGGTGTGCCGTTACGGGGGTGAAGAATTTTGCGTGCTGCTGCCCGACTGTCCCAAGGCCAAGGCCGTTGAACTGGCCGATGAGATCCGGACAAAGATCCAGGAACGCGAGATCGTGCTGCGCCGCCAAAAAACCCATGTCACCGTGTCCGTCGGGGTGGCCTCATTCCCCAGGGACGCGAAAGCCAAGGAAGACCTTATTTATAAGGCCGACGAAGCGCTGTATAAGGCCAAGGAGGGCGGGCGCAACAAAGTTGTTCCCGCGTCGTAA
- a CDS encoding GGDEF domain-containing protein, translated as MVYVLIILTVIFVAVVFFLVKVIVLQMEQASDQDVLRSKETYQKIIDRQARVLAEKARLEREAAQIFTLYEMTKEINRHFNEQEAFNIFKRRLRENITIGDCQLVDNLGEGSEAPQGAPGDQTVFVLKSREKKLGFLVAQGVAPKDKEKFAILAHQFALAYQRIKLYKDIETLAITDGLTAVSTRRYFLERFDEEIKRAQARKIKMSFLMLDVDHFKTINDRHGHLTGDAVLKEIGVIIKENIREIDIAGRYGGEEFCVVLPDTDLEGARVVAERIRKAAETRIIKAYDAVLSITVSIGVSTYPSDGDLPEELIDKADWSLYRAKSQGRNCVVAFGMYHPPDPAS; from the coding sequence ATGGTTTATGTCCTGATCATTTTAACGGTCATTTTTGTCGCCGTGGTCTTTTTCTTAGTCAAGGTGATCGTGCTCCAGATGGAGCAGGCCTCTGACCAGGATGTTTTGCGTTCCAAAGAAACGTATCAGAAGATCATCGACCGGCAAGCCAGGGTCCTGGCTGAAAAGGCGCGTCTGGAGCGTGAGGCCGCCCAGATATTCACCCTTTATGAAATGACTAAGGAGATCAACCGACATTTTAACGAGCAGGAGGCCTTCAACATTTTCAAACGCCGGTTGCGGGAGAACATCACCATCGGGGACTGCCAGCTCGTCGACAATTTAGGCGAGGGGAGTGAAGCCCCGCAAGGGGCGCCCGGCGACCAGACGGTCTTTGTCCTTAAAAGCAGGGAGAAAAAACTCGGATTTTTGGTTGCTCAGGGTGTTGCCCCCAAGGACAAGGAGAAATTCGCCATCCTCGCCCACCAGTTCGCGCTGGCCTACCAGCGCATCAAACTCTACAAGGACATCGAGACCCTGGCCATCACCGACGGCCTGACCGCGGTCAGCACGCGCCGGTATTTCCTGGAACGCTTTGATGAGGAGATCAAGCGCGCGCAGGCGCGCAAGATCAAAATGTCCTTCCTCATGCTGGACGTGGACCATTTCAAGACGATCAATGACCGGCACGGCCATCTGACCGGCGATGCGGTGCTCAAGGAGATCGGCGTCATCATCAAGGAAAACATCCGCGAGATCGACATTGCCGGCCGTTACGGCGGGGAGGAATTCTGCGTTGTCCTGCCGGACACCGACCTGGAGGGGGCCAGGGTCGTGGCCGAACGTATCCGCAAGGCCGCTGAAACGCGGATCATCAAGGCCTATGACGCCGTCCTTAGCATCACCGTCAGCATCGGCGTTTCCACCTATCCCTCTGACGGAGATCTCCCTGAGGAACTCATCGACAAGGCCGACTGGTCGCTGTACCGCGCCAAATCCCAGGGCCGCAATTGTGTGGTGGCGTTCGGTATGTATCATCCTCCCGATCCCGCTTCTTGA
- a CDS encoding ROK family protein produces MKKYVVGVDVGGTNIKLGIVHPRGKVIARNCFATRPFASSKIRLINALAGAVLDIIVRAGLTKKDIAGIGVGLPGLIDHAAGVVRFLPNIPGWRHVRLRAILAQKTGLPVVVDNDVKLITLAEWKFGAGKGAANMMCITLGTGVGAGLILNNALYRGEGNAAGELGHVPLNELGPDCNCGGWGCFETYVGNRRLTARANRIMNANGMTLERMYALAKAGNRKALRFWHETAEHLGNGLTGAVNLLNPRLIVIGGGVSNNHQFLFPTIKAVIRQRAMATQAAMAHITRAQLGDDAGIIGAQVLVLANHEHA; encoded by the coding sequence ATGAAGAAGTATGTGGTCGGTGTGGATGTCGGCGGCACCAATATAAAGCTTGGTATTGTCCATCCCCGCGGGAAAGTCATTGCCCGAAACTGTTTTGCCACAAGGCCTTTTGCTTCAAGTAAGATCCGTCTGATCAATGCTTTGGCCGGCGCGGTCCTTGATATCATCGTTCGGGCCGGGTTAACAAAAAAAGACATTGCCGGCATCGGTGTCGGCTTGCCCGGCCTCATTGACCATGCCGCGGGTGTGGTGCGTTTTTTGCCCAATATCCCCGGCTGGCGCCATGTGCGTTTGCGCGCCATCCTCGCCCAAAAAACCGGCCTGCCTGTCGTTGTTGACAATGACGTGAAACTCATTACGCTGGCCGAATGGAAATTCGGCGCGGGCAAGGGCGCCGCCAATATGATGTGCATTACGCTCGGCACCGGTGTTGGGGCGGGGCTGATCCTGAACAATGCCCTTTATCGCGGGGAAGGCAATGCCGCCGGAGAGCTAGGCCATGTGCCGCTCAACGAACTTGGGCCTGACTGCAATTGCGGGGGATGGGGATGTTTCGAGACCTATGTCGGCAACCGCCGTCTGACGGCCCGCGCGAACCGGATCATGAACGCCAATGGTATGACCCTGGAGCGCATGTATGCTTTGGCCAAAGCAGGCAACCGCAAAGCCCTGCGGTTCTGGCATGAAACGGCCGAGCATCTGGGCAATGGTTTGACCGGCGCGGTCAACCTTTTGAATCCGCGGCTCATTGTCATCGGCGGTGGGGTTTCCAATAACCATCAATTCCTTTTTCCGACGATCAAGGCGGTGATCCGCCAACGGGCCATGGCGACACAGGCGGCCATGGCGCACATCACGCGGGCACAATTAGGGGACGATGCCGGCATCATCGGCGCGCAGGTTTTGGTCCTGGCCAATCATGAGCATGCGTAA
- the lptD gene encoding LPS assembly protein LptD — MRKRQILGSLGTMIVLGAFFPCLVLAADPFAAPASGGTSGDAKSGDMLNFKLNKTKSVELQADQVQYSVVDSKAQARGNVVVTADQTILTCDELELDRILNVGVAKGHVYIDSPQSQVDADEGTFNFNNQSGFFKNARIYQFPYQIKGKVVDRMSPEHVVMSRGYITTSDHDDPFFRIASRKIDVYPGDKAVARDVKVYLGKVPVMYWPKYTQDLKDKPWITFMPGKTKDFGFFVLTTIRQRINDNAKLTIHVDYRERRDLASGFDYQYQTPHHGGGVIKTYYMLERPITSKHLWKPRPSPTPEHERYKVEWRHKWNPDDKTDILVQYFRVRDATFLKEYFERQYRQDPSIDTYFLLTRILPKGTLTFRIDASRVNRFARGVERLPEIKYELSDTEIGDTGFYARTANTFSNLTKKEAEPESHKKTIRFDTNNQISYPMKISFVELRPYVGQQNTYYSRTANLAQRNIIRGQFLTGTDASTKFYRTWNVKKNAWGIEINGLRHIVTPTAAYLYKHRPTFSSSHLNAFDAIDSLANAHKIALGLENKLQTKRQGVSVDLLRTLVSSDFALKENPSKGGFGPVNSDVEFKPADWLEFKGDASYDHYNDRADSVNLETYINGKDQWNFGIGRRWNRGGDDQITTEWNYKINPKWRFKVYDRFTVNHGGLREEDYILTRDLHDWEVSLEYHQEHGGGTDILLSFTLKAFPDMGLDLFSTGFNRRKAGSQHEAERQ; from the coding sequence ATGCGTAAACGACAAATACTGGGATCGCTGGGGACGATGATCGTACTGGGGGCCTTTTTTCCATGCCTGGTCCTGGCCGCAGATCCTTTTGCCGCCCCCGCGAGTGGCGGCACGTCCGGGGACGCAAAATCCGGGGATATGCTCAATTTTAAGCTCAATAAAACCAAATCCGTAGAACTGCAGGCCGACCAGGTGCAGTATTCCGTCGTTGACAGCAAGGCGCAGGCCCGCGGCAATGTCGTTGTCACCGCTGACCAGACCATCCTGACCTGTGATGAATTGGAACTGGACCGCATCCTCAATGTGGGCGTGGCTAAGGGGCATGTGTACATTGATTCGCCCCAGTCGCAGGTGGATGCCGACGAGGGAACGTTTAATTTTAATAACCAGAGCGGGTTTTTCAAGAATGCCCGTATCTACCAGTTCCCCTATCAGATCAAGGGCAAGGTCGTTGACAGGATGTCCCCGGAACATGTCGTCATGAGCAGGGGATATATCACCACCTCCGACCACGACGACCCGTTTTTCCGGATCGCTTCCAGGAAGATCGACGTGTATCCGGGGGACAAAGCCGTTGCCCGCGATGTGAAAGTGTATCTGGGCAAGGTGCCTGTCATGTATTGGCCCAAATATACGCAGGACCTGAAAGACAAGCCGTGGATCACGTTCATGCCGGGTAAGACCAAGGACTTCGGGTTTTTTGTCCTGACGACCATCCGCCAGCGCATCAATGACAATGCCAAATTGACCATTCACGTGGATTACAGGGAGAGAAGGGACCTGGCGTCCGGATTTGATTATCAATACCAGACGCCCCATCATGGCGGCGGTGTCATCAAGACGTATTACATGCTTGAACGTCCCATCACATCCAAACACCTGTGGAAACCGCGCCCTTCTCCGACTCCGGAACACGAGCGGTATAAGGTGGAGTGGCGTCACAAATGGAACCCGGATGACAAAACGGACATTTTAGTGCAATATTTCAGGGTCAGGGACGCCACGTTCCTGAAAGAATATTTTGAACGCCAGTACCGGCAGGATCCCAGCATTGACACGTATTTTTTGCTCACCCGTATCCTGCCCAAGGGGACGCTGACGTTTCGCATCGACGCCAGCCGCGTTAACCGTTTTGCCCGCGGCGTGGAGAGATTGCCTGAGATCAAATATGAGTTGAGCGACACGGAAATAGGAGACACCGGATTTTACGCGCGGACGGCCAACACGTTCTCTAATCTGACCAAGAAGGAAGCTGAACCGGAAAGCCATAAAAAGACCATACGATTTGATACCAACAATCAGATCTCTTATCCGATGAAAATATCTTTTGTTGAGCTCAGGCCTTACGTCGGCCAGCAGAATACTTATTACAGCCGCACGGCCAACCTGGCGCAGCGCAACATCATCCGCGGGCAGTTCCTGACCGGCACGGATGCCAGCACCAAATTCTATCGGACGTGGAACGTCAAAAAGAATGCGTGGGGCATTGAGATCAACGGCCTGCGCCACATCGTGACCCCGACGGCAGCGTATCTTTACAAGCACCGTCCGACATTTTCATCGTCGCATTTGAACGCTTTTGACGCCATTGATTCCCTGGCAAACGCGCATAAGATCGCCCTGGGCCTTGAGAACAAATTGCAGACCAAACGCCAAGGCGTCAGCGTGGATCTGCTGCGCACCCTGGTCAGCAGCGATTTTGCCCTGAAGGAAAATCCATCCAAAGGCGGGTTCGGCCCCGTCAATTCGGACGTTGAGTTCAAACCCGCCGACTGGCTGGAATTCAAGGGCGATGCCTCATATGACCATTACAATGACCGCGCCGACTCTGTGAACCTTGAAACTTATATCAATGGCAAGGACCAATGGAATTTCGGGATCGGCCGCCGGTGGAACCGCGGCGGGGACGACCAGATCACGACCGAATGGAATTACAAGATCAATCCCAAATGGAGATTTAAGGTCTACGACCGTTTTACGGTCAATCACGGGGGCTTAAGAGAAGAGGATTATATTCTGACCCGCGATCTGCACGACTGGGAAGTGAGCCTGGAATATCACCAGGAACACGGCGGCGGGACAGACATTTTACTCTCGTTCACTTTAAAAGCATTCCCGGACATGGGTTTGGACCTGTTCAGTACCGGCTTTAACAGGCGTAAGGCCGGCTCACAACATGAAGCAGAAAGACAATAG
- a CDS encoding UDP-glucose/GDP-mannose dehydrogenase family protein, whose protein sequence is MNIAIIGSGYVGLVTGVCLAHIGHHVICVDSNPEKIKKLKKGGIPIYEPGLDAIMRDCVRKKRLSFSGSIKDAARKATVIFIAVGTPSKSTGDADLVYVENVARQIAENMDSYRLIVEKSTVPAETGNKIRRTIELNLPKKFRKGSQVLLDFDVASNPEFLKEGSAVHDFMNPDRLVFGVESKKAEKILREIYQPLKTKVLVTNIASAEMIKHASNSFLAMKISFINAVSQICTRVGADVLNVAEGMGLDKRIGRAFLDAGVGYGGSCFPKDVDAFIHLGEKSGYDFRLLKEVRRVNEEQRQAFVHLVEDKLWNLKEKTIGVWGLAFKPNTDDMRNAASVEIIQKLQHEGAKIKAYDPKAMANAAHVLRGVALCASPYAAVEDCDCLLLLTEWDEFKDVDLEAVRDAMRQPVIFDGRNFLDGKKLKSLGFDYYGVGRGKA, encoded by the coding sequence ATGAACATTGCGATCATCGGTTCGGGATACGTGGGTCTGGTCACGGGCGTGTGCCTGGCGCATATCGGCCATCACGTGATCTGCGTTGACAGTAATCCGGAAAAGATCAAGAAATTGAAAAAAGGCGGGATCCCCATTTACGAGCCGGGCCTTGATGCGATCATGCGCGATTGCGTCAGGAAAAAACGGTTGTCTTTTTCCGGGTCCATCAAGGACGCGGCCAGGAAGGCCACGGTCATCTTCATTGCCGTCGGCACTCCTTCCAAATCCACCGGCGACGCGGACCTGGTCTATGTTGAAAATGTGGCCCGCCAGATCGCCGAGAACATGGATTCTTACCGGCTGATCGTTGAGAAATCCACGGTCCCGGCGGAAACCGGCAACAAGATCCGCCGCACCATTGAGTTGAATTTGCCCAAGAAATTCCGCAAAGGCAGTCAGGTGCTTCTGGATTTTGACGTGGCATCCAATCCGGAGTTCCTCAAAGAGGGTTCGGCCGTGCATGATTTCATGAACCCCGACCGTCTGGTGTTCGGCGTTGAATCCAAAAAAGCCGAGAAGATCCTGCGGGAGATCTATCAACCGTTAAAAACAAAGGTCCTCGTCACCAATATCGCTTCCGCCGAGATGATCAAACACGCGTCCAATTCATTTCTGGCGATGAAGATCTCCTTCATCAACGCGGTCAGCCAGATCTGTACGCGGGTGGGAGCGGACGTCCTCAATGTCGCCGAAGGCATGGGTCTGGACAAGCGCATCGGCCGGGCGTTCCTGGATGCCGGTGTCGGCTACGGCGGCAGCTGCTTCCCTAAGGACGTGGACGCGTTCATTCACCTGGGCGAAAAAAGCGGATATGATTTCCGTCTCTTGAAGGAAGTGCGCCGGGTCAATGAAGAACAGCGCCAGGCCTTTGTCCATCTGGTGGAGGACAAATTGTGGAACTTGAAAGAGAAAACCATCGGCGTGTGGGGGCTGGCATTCAAGCCCAACACCGACGATATGCGCAATGCCGCTTCGGTTGAGATCATCCAGAAACTCCAGCATGAGGGCGCGAAGATCAAGGCCTATGATCCCAAGGCCATGGCCAATGCCGCGCACGTGCTGCGCGGTGTCGCGCTGTGCGCAAGCCCCTACGCGGCTGTGGAGGATTGCGACTGCCTGCTTTTGCTGACGGAGTGGGATGAGTTCAAGGATGTTGACCTTGAGGCCGTGCGGGACGCCATGCGCCAGCCCGTTATTTTTGACGGCCGCAATTTTCTTGACGGGAAGAAACTTAAAAGCTTGGGATTTGACTATTACGGCGTCGGCCGGGGGAAAGCATGA
- a CDS encoding nucleotide sugar dehydrogenase: protein MIKKILSKQARIAIVGLGYVGLPLAVAFAQKGFRVFGVDTSSARVERIRNLKSYIADVSNAAIAAVMRKGKLAVSCDFTVLREADAILICVPTPLKRRYTPDISFIQSAVREVARFLKKGALVVLESTTYPGTTEELIKPALEKTGLKAGKDFYLAFSPERVDPGNKDFQVTQIPKVVGGLTEQCTRLARALYGQIIARVHVVSSPKAAEMTKLLENSFRIVNISWMNEVAQMCHKLSIDVWEVIEAAKTKPFGFMPFYPGLGVGGHCIPEDPLYLYWKARRYGFNSKFIRLAADINTHMPAYCLHRLEDLLRARKKKIANAKVLVIGVTYKKDVKDLRKSPALKFIELLRHHHVRADYHDPLVPYVKLGGLDLGSVLLDAKHLKNYDAVVIAVDHSKVNYKLIQTHARLIFDLKNVYEGIANKKIFKL, encoded by the coding sequence ATGATCAAGAAAATTTTGTCTAAGCAAGCCAGGATCGCCATCGTGGGTTTGGGCTATGTCGGTTTGCCTTTGGCCGTGGCTTTCGCGCAAAAAGGCTTCAGGGTCTTTGGCGTAGACACCAGCTCTGCGCGCGTTGAACGCATCCGGAATTTAAAAAGCTATATTGCCGACGTCAGCAATGCCGCGATCGCCGCGGTCATGCGCAAGGGAAAATTGGCCGTGTCCTGTGATTTCACGGTCTTGCGGGAAGCGGATGCTATTTTGATCTGTGTGCCCACGCCGTTAAAACGCAGATACACGCCGGACATTTCTTTCATCCAAAGCGCGGTCAGGGAGGTGGCGCGGTTCCTGAAAAAGGGCGCCCTGGTCGTTTTGGAAAGCACGACCTATCCCGGCACGACGGAAGAATTGATCAAACCTGCTTTGGAGAAAACTGGGTTGAAAGCAGGGAAGGATTTTTATCTGGCATTCTCGCCGGAGCGCGTTGATCCGGGCAATAAAGATTTTCAAGTCACTCAAATTCCCAAAGTTGTGGGCGGCCTGACGGAACAATGCACCCGATTGGCCAGGGCCTTGTATGGCCAGATCATCGCCCGGGTGCATGTGGTGTCTTCCCCCAAAGCCGCGGAGATGACCAAACTCCTGGAAAATTCTTTCCGTATTGTCAATATCAGCTGGATGAATGAAGTGGCACAGATGTGCCATAAATTAAGCATCGACGTGTGGGAAGTTATTGAAGCGGCCAAGACCAAGCCGTTCGGTTTCATGCCTTTTTATCCGGGGCTTGGCGTCGGGGGGCATTGCATTCCCGAAGACCCGTTATATTTGTACTGGAAAGCCCGCCGGTATGGGTTTAATTCCAAGTTCATCCGCCTGGCCGCGGACATCAACACGCACATGCCGGCCTATTGCCTGCACCGGCTGGAGGACTTGTTGAGGGCGCGCAAAAAGAAAATAGCGAACGCGAAAGTCCTGGTCATCGGCGTCACTTACAAAAAAGACGTCAAGGACCTGCGCAAGTCGCCGGCCTTAAAATTCATTGAACTTTTGCGCCACCATCATGTCCGCGCCGATTATCACGATCCTTTGGTGCCTTACGTGAAATTAGGAGGGCTTGATCTGGGGTCAGTATTGCTTGATGCCAAACATCTGAAGAACTATGATGCCGTGGTCATCGCGGTTGACCACAGCAAGGTCAATTATAAACTCATTCAAACTCATGCCCGTTTGATCTTTGATTTGAAGAATGTCTATGAGGGCATTGCGAATAAAAAAATCTTTAAATTGTAG
- a CDS encoding SDR family oxidoreductase, translating into MAKKTVLITGGAGFLGSHLCDRFITRGFKVIAVDNLITGAQRNIAHLSRNKDFKFIRHDISRPLKISGGVHYVLHFASPASPVDYMNHPIATMQAGAQGTQNALDIARAKKATFLLASTSEVYGDPLVHPQKESYWGNVNPNGPRSVYDEAKRFAEALTLAYHRVHRVNVKIVRIFNTYGPRMQIKDGRVVPNFIDQILHQQPLTVYGNGKQTRSFCYVDDLVDGITKLLFSKLQGPVNIGSPREFTILKFARLVQKIYDPDARIVFMPLPKDDPKQRRPDITLARRTLGWEPKVPLEKGIQMTMDWFARHYDH; encoded by the coding sequence ATGGCAAAAAAAACCGTTTTGATCACCGGCGGGGCCGGGTTTCTGGGAAGCCATTTGTGCGATCGGTTCATCACCCGCGGTTTTAAGGTCATTGCCGTGGATAATTTGATCACCGGCGCTCAACGCAATATCGCTCATTTGTCCCGCAACAAAGATTTCAAATTCATCCGGCACGACATTTCCCGTCCCTTGAAAATTTCTGGCGGGGTGCACTATGTTCTGCATTTCGCTTCTCCGGCCTCGCCGGTGGATTACATGAACCATCCCATCGCCACTATGCAAGCCGGCGCCCAGGGCACGCAGAACGCTTTGGACATTGCCCGGGCCAAGAAGGCAACCTTCCTTCTGGCCTCAACTTCCGAAGTGTACGGCGACCCGCTGGTGCATCCGCAAAAAGAAAGTTATTGGGGTAATGTGAACCCCAACGGGCCTCGCAGCGTCTATGACGAGGCCAAGCGTTTTGCCGAGGCGCTGACCCTCGCGTATCACCGCGTCCATCGGGTGAACGTGAAGATCGTGCGGATCTTTAATACATACGGGCCCCGCATGCAGATCAAGGACGGCAGGGTGGTCCCCAACTTCATTGACCAGATCCTGCACCAACAGCCCCTGACCGTGTATGGCAACGGAAAACAAACGCGGTCTTTTTGTTATGTGGATGACCTGGTGGACGGTATCACGAAATTGCTTTTTTCCAAATTGCAGGGGCCGGTCAATATCGGCAGTCCGCGGGAATTCACCATTCTGAAATTCGCGCGGCTGGTGCAAAAGATCTATGACCCGGACGCCCGGATCGTGTTCATGCCTCTGCCTAAGGATGACCCTAAACAGCGCCGGCCTGATATCACGCTGGCCCGCCGGACGTTGGGATGGGAACCGAAGGTGCCCTTGGAAAAAGGGATCCAAATGACCATGGACTGGTTCGCCCGACACTATGATCACTAA
- a CDS encoding thiamine pyrophosphate-dependent enzyme: protein MITKEDIIAFEQEIAGIFATGVIRAPVHLRAGREDQLISIFKEEEIGGDDYVFGFWDSHELALLKGVPRQEVKDMILRGRSIALCFPKYKVLCSGIVGSLMGTAAGVAWSLKNQNRKGRVFLFCGDMSAETGIFHEAVKYVHNFDLPAKFIVGDNGVSVMTDTRAVWGNPQPWFAGTKYEKHIIYFKYTNGYPHSGLGKLIKF, encoded by the coding sequence ATGATCACTAAAGAAGACATCATCGCCTTTGAGCAGGAGATCGCCGGCATTTTCGCCACCGGTGTCATCCGCGCCCCCGTGCATCTTAGGGCAGGGCGTGAGGACCAGCTGATCTCGATCTTCAAAGAGGAGGAGATCGGTGGTGATGACTATGTTTTTGGGTTTTGGGATTCCCATGAGCTCGCCCTCTTAAAAGGCGTGCCGCGCCAGGAGGTCAAAGACATGATCCTGCGGGGCCGCAGCATCGCGCTGTGTTTCCCGAAATACAAGGTGTTATGCTCAGGGATAGTCGGGTCCCTGATGGGCACAGCCGCGGGCGTGGCGTGGTCTTTAAAAAACCAGAACAGGAAGGGACGGGTGTTTTTGTTTTGCGGGGACATGTCCGCCGAGACCGGCATTTTCCATGAAGCGGTCAAATATGTGCACAATTTTGATCTGCCGGCTAAATTCATTGTTGGTGATAACGGGGTCTCGGTCATGACCGATACCCGCGCTGTTTGGGGCAATCCACAGCCGTGGTTTGCCGGAACCAAATACGAAAAACACATCATCTATTTTAAATATACCAACGGCTATCCGCATTCCGGCCTTGGCAAACTGATCAAATTCTGA
- a CDS encoding GDP-L-fucose synthase yields the protein MQRVSRIFIVGHNDSVENSLRRHFMSRGFRHVFSNTKDGVDVLNQAKVQRFFKDARPEYIFLGSVRSGGIAANLKYPAEFIDENCAAQNNVIHAAYAHKAKKLLYFSGSCAYPKDARQPIKEKALLTGPLEETSEPYSVAKIAGTVMCRAYRAQYGFNAIVAVPATLYGPGSDTDIATAHVMGALIAKFHKAAADGDKQIVVWGTGKVRREFLHVDDFVSACLFLMDRYNGEELINIGCGHDVSIRELAGLLKKISGFKGKIVFDASKPDGTIRKLMDNRRITRLGWKSKVGLEEGIRKTYQWFNGKETA from the coding sequence ATACAGCGCGTTTCCCGCATTTTCATCGTCGGCCACAATGACAGCGTTGAGAATTCCCTGCGCCGTCATTTTATGTCCCGCGGGTTTAGACATGTTTTTTCCAATACGAAGGACGGGGTGGATGTTTTAAACCAGGCAAAGGTCCAGCGGTTTTTTAAGGACGCCCGCCCGGAATACATATTTTTGGGCTCCGTCCGTTCCGGCGGTATCGCGGCCAATCTCAAATATCCGGCCGAGTTCATTGACGAAAATTGCGCGGCGCAGAACAATGTCATCCACGCGGCCTACGCGCACAAGGCCAAAAAACTTTTGTATTTTTCGGGTTCCTGCGCCTATCCCAAGGACGCCCGTCAGCCCATTAAAGAAAAGGCCTTATTGACCGGTCCTTTGGAGGAAACCAGCGAGCCGTATTCCGTCGCCAAGATCGCGGGGACCGTCATGTGCCGGGCTTACCGCGCCCAATACGGGTTTAACGCGATCGTGGCTGTGCCGGCCACCTTGTATGGCCCGGGCAGTGATACGGACATCGCCACGGCCCATGTCATGGGCGCTTTGATCGCCAAGTTCCATAAAGCCGCGGCCGATGGGGACAAACAGATTGTTGTGTGGGGCACGGGCAAGGTGCGGCGGGAATTCTTGCACGTGGATGATTTCGTGTCCGCGTGCCTGTTTTTGATGGACCGCTACAACGGAGAAGAGCTGATCAATATTGGATGCGGTCATGACGTGTCCATCAGGGAATTGGCGGGTTTATTGAAGAAAATTTCCGGGTTCAAGGGCAAGATCGTTTTTGATGCTTCCAAACCCGACGGCACCATACGCAAACTCATGGACAACCGCCGTATCACAAGATTGGGCTGGAAGTCGAAGGTGGGATTGGAAGAGGGGATCAGAAAAACGTATCAATGGTTTAATGGAAAGGAAACAGCATGA